In the Qipengyuania pelagi genome, one interval contains:
- the ftsY gene encoding signal recognition particle-docking protein FtsY, which yields MSSPSWSERLFGGFRKTSERLTANLDVVGTARLDEATLDDVEDALILSDLGPSAARRIRERLRDKRFGLEISQRELQEAVAEEIAAILRPVAKPLEVTAFPRPQVVLVIGVNGSGKTTTIAKLAHLFQEDDYEVMLAAGDTFRAAAIGQLATWADRIGVPLVRGPEGGDPASIVFDAVKSATDKGTDALIVDTAGRLQNKRELMDELAKIRKVLGRLNPEAPHDVVLVLDATNGQNALNQIDVFKEVAGVTGLVMTKLDGTARGGVLVAAAEQYGLPIHAIGVGEKIDDLRPFDPDLVARVIAGVA from the coding sequence ATGAGTTCACCCAGCTGGAGCGAGCGCCTGTTCGGCGGCTTTCGCAAGACGTCGGAGCGCCTGACCGCCAATCTCGACGTGGTCGGTACCGCGCGGCTGGACGAGGCGACTCTGGACGATGTCGAGGATGCGTTGATCCTGTCCGATCTCGGCCCCAGCGCCGCCCGCCGCATTCGCGAGCGCCTGCGCGACAAGCGGTTCGGATTGGAGATCAGCCAGCGCGAATTGCAGGAAGCCGTGGCCGAGGAGATCGCCGCCATCCTGCGCCCGGTGGCAAAGCCGCTGGAAGTCACCGCCTTTCCCCGCCCCCAGGTCGTGCTGGTGATCGGCGTAAACGGCAGCGGCAAGACGACCACCATCGCCAAGCTCGCCCACCTCTTCCAGGAAGACGATTACGAGGTCATGCTGGCCGCGGGCGACACCTTCCGCGCCGCTGCCATCGGCCAGCTCGCCACCTGGGCGGACCGCATCGGTGTGCCGCTGGTGCGCGGCCCCGAAGGGGGCGATCCGGCCAGCATCGTGTTCGATGCGGTCAAGTCGGCGACGGACAAAGGAACCGACGCGCTGATCGTCGACACGGCAGGCCGCTTGCAGAACAAGCGTGAGCTGATGGACGAGCTGGCCAAGATCAGAAAGGTGCTCGGCCGCCTGAACCCCGAAGCGCCGCACGATGTCGTGCTGGTGCTCGATGCCACCAACGGCCAGAACGCGCTCAACCAGATCGACGTATTCAAGGAAGTCGCGGGCGTCACCGGCCTCGTGATGACCAAGCTCGACGGGACGGCGCGTGGCGGCGTCCTCGTCGCGGCGGCGGAGCAGTATGGCCTCCCGATTCACGCCATCGGCGTGGGGGAGAAGATAGACGATCTGCGCCCCTTCGATCCCGATCTGGTCGCGCGTGTGATTGCGGGAGTCGCTTGA
- a CDS encoding inner membrane-spanning protein YciB, producing the protein MSDPVNTESKPKSGWLNTLVDYGPLLVFLGVYKFYQPPETSTFGEIAAVIYGTIAFMVAAVVALAFSKWKFGKVSPMLMLSTALIVGFGALTIWLRDERFIQFKPTAIYLLFGIVLVGGWLRGKAMLQILLEAAFEGVDKEGWLKLSRNWGVYFFAMAALNEVLVRTMTFESWLWAKLWMFLPLSFVFTLSQIPMLLRHGLALEDKPDVVKDEPPTA; encoded by the coding sequence ATGAGCGATCCTGTGAACACCGAAAGCAAACCCAAATCCGGCTGGCTCAACACGCTTGTCGATTACGGGCCGCTGCTCGTCTTCCTCGGCGTCTACAAATTCTACCAGCCGCCCGAAACCTCGACCTTCGGCGAGATCGCTGCGGTCATCTATGGGACCATCGCCTTCATGGTCGCCGCCGTGGTGGCGCTCGCCTTCTCGAAATGGAAATTCGGCAAGGTTTCGCCGATGCTGATGCTGTCTACGGCGCTGATCGTCGGCTTCGGCGCGCTGACGATCTGGTTGCGCGACGAACGCTTCATCCAGTTCAAGCCGACCGCGATCTATCTCCTGTTCGGCATCGTGCTGGTCGGCGGGTGGCTGCGCGGCAAGGCGATGCTCCAGATCCTGCTCGAAGCCGCGTTCGAAGGCGTCGACAAGGAAGGCTGGCTCAAGCTGTCGCGCAATTGGGGTGTCTATTTCTTCGCCATGGCCGCGCTGAACGAGGTGCTGGTCCGCACGATGACCTTCGAAAGCTGGTTGTGGGCGAAACTGTGGATGTTCCTGCCGCTGAGCTTCGTCTTCACGCTGTCGCAGATTCCCATGCTTCTGCGGCACGGCCTTGCGCTGGAGGACAAGCCGGATGTGGTGAAGGACGAGCCGCCGACGGCTTGA
- a CDS encoding potassium transporter Kup, producing the protein MSDTVNSDNSATISDLPGDPGAIEGAATPGAGPATGGAHAGSKAALAVGAIGVVFGDIGTSPLYAFRETFLGEHSLAIDQLHVYGVVSLIFWSMTLIVSIQYVSILMRADNNGQGGTLALVALLTRHMDRSRYGWLVIVLGVFATALFYGDSMITPAISVLSAVEGLTVVNPGFESLVIPIALVLLIGLFLIQKRGTHSVGKLFAPVMIVYFTTIAVLGIVHIVQNPYILQALNPWYAVQFFLTDGTIAFLALGSVVLAVTGSEALYSDMGHFGRGPMRLSWFGFVMPCLLLNYFGQGAMISAMDPSQTAEAMKSPFFVMAPEALRLPLVFLATAATFIASQAVISGAFSVTHQAIQLGFVPRLSTEHTSASERGQIYIPFVNNVLMVAVILLVLMFQNSSNLASAYGIAVTGAMFIDTLLMGVLLFAVFKWRWWFAVPVLLTFIFVDGAYFAANLPKVPDGGWFPLVIGLVAFTLLTTWAKGRHLMRDRMSEIALPVEIFAKSAKNSATRVPGTAIFMASQTAGVPSALLHNIKHNKVLHDRVIILTVLIAEVPYIHPEERCEIDDLGDGFYRAILHYGFMEETNVPEGLKQMKRCGGEFDMMDTSFFLSRQTLLPSAKPGMPIWREKIFAWMLRNAATAMDFFRLPTNRVVELGSQVEI; encoded by the coding sequence ATGAGCGACACCGTCAACAGCGACAATTCCGCAACGATTTCCGACCTGCCCGGCGACCCCGGCGCCATCGAAGGCGCGGCCACGCCCGGAGCGGGCCCGGCGACCGGCGGCGCCCATGCCGGTTCCAAGGCGGCGCTCGCCGTTGGTGCGATCGGCGTTGTCTTCGGCGATATCGGCACCAGCCCGCTTTACGCCTTCCGGGAAACCTTTCTGGGCGAACACAGCCTCGCGATCGACCAATTGCACGTATACGGGGTGGTCAGCCTCATCTTCTGGTCGATGACGCTGATCGTCTCGATCCAGTACGTCTCCATTCTGATGCGCGCGGACAATAACGGGCAGGGCGGCACGCTCGCTTTGGTCGCCCTGTTGACCCGGCATATGGATCGCTCGCGCTATGGCTGGCTGGTCATCGTGCTGGGCGTGTTCGCCACGGCCCTGTTCTACGGCGACAGCATGATCACGCCCGCGATCTCGGTCCTGTCCGCCGTCGAGGGGCTTACCGTGGTCAACCCCGGTTTCGAAAGCCTGGTCATTCCGATCGCGCTGGTCCTCCTGATCGGCCTGTTCCTGATCCAGAAGCGCGGCACCCATTCGGTGGGGAAATTGTTCGCACCGGTCATGATCGTGTATTTCACCACGATCGCGGTGCTCGGCATCGTGCATATCGTTCAGAACCCCTATATCCTCCAGGCGCTTAACCCCTGGTACGCGGTCCAATTCTTCCTGACCGACGGCACGATCGCCTTCCTCGCGCTGGGATCCGTGGTCCTGGCGGTTACCGGCTCCGAAGCGCTCTATTCGGACATGGGGCATTTCGGGCGAGGGCCGATGCGGCTGTCCTGGTTCGGCTTTGTCATGCCCTGCCTGCTGCTGAACTATTTCGGCCAGGGCGCGATGATTTCCGCCATGGACCCGTCGCAGACCGCCGAGGCGATGAAGAGCCCGTTCTTCGTCATGGCGCCCGAGGCTTTGCGCCTGCCTCTCGTCTTTCTTGCAACCGCCGCCACCTTCATCGCCAGCCAGGCGGTGATCTCGGGCGCGTTCTCGGTGACGCATCAGGCGATCCAGCTAGGCTTCGTGCCGCGCCTGTCGACCGAGCACACCAGTGCAAGCGAGCGCGGGCAGATCTACATCCCCTTCGTCAACAACGTGCTGATGGTGGCGGTGATCCTGCTGGTGCTCATGTTCCAGAACTCGAGCAATCTCGCCTCGGCCTACGGAATCGCCGTGACGGGGGCGATGTTCATCGATACGCTGCTGATGGGCGTGCTGCTGTTCGCGGTCTTCAAATGGCGCTGGTGGTTCGCCGTGCCGGTGCTGCTGACCTTCATCTTCGTCGACGGGGCCTATTTCGCCGCGAACCTGCCCAAGGTGCCCGATGGCGGCTGGTTCCCGCTGGTCATCGGACTGGTGGCCTTCACTCTGCTGACGACCTGGGCGAAAGGCCGTCACCTGATGCGCGATCGGATGAGCGAGATCGCTCTACCGGTCGAAATCTTCGCCAAGAGCGCCAAGAACAGTGCGACCCGCGTGCCGGGAACGGCCATCTTCATGGCAAGCCAGACCGCCGGCGTGCCGAGCGCGTTGCTCCATAATATCAAGCACAATAAGGTGCTGCACGATCGGGTGATCATCCTGACCGTCCTGATCGCGGAAGTGCCCTATATCCATCCCGAGGAACGGTGCGAGATCGACGATCTGGGGGACGGCTTCTACCGCGCGATCCTGCATTACGGCTTCATGGAAGAGACCAACGTGCCGGAAGGCCTGAAGCAGATGAAGCGTTGCGGGGGCGAGTTCGACATGATGGATACGAGCTTCTTCCTCAGCCGCCAGACCCTGCTGCCGAGCGCCAAGCCCGGTATGCCGATCTGGCGCGAAAAGATCTTCGCCTGGATGCTCCGCAACGCGGCGACCGCGATGGATTTCTTCCGCCTGCCGACCAATCGCGTGGTGGAGCTGGGGAGCCAGGTGGAGATTTAG
- a CDS encoding tetratricopeptide repeat protein codes for MSWLAILALAAFGFVFAVFALKLPRASWTLFAAALLFGLAGYATQGAPEQPAAPKEGQILDPQSGEAMVEARKEFYDEGVLPSRYVVTADGFTRRGQYRDAIDFLRNAIAENPNDSQAWVAMGNALVEHANGTLSEAAEFAYARAKATDPGNAAADYFHGIVLIRNSRFDEGRALWAAALEAAPQDARYRSTLAARLAVLDQAIGRIEQERSAE; via the coding sequence ATGAGCTGGCTCGCCATCCTCGCCCTCGCGGCCTTTGGCTTTGTCTTCGCGGTCTTCGCCCTCAAGCTTCCGCGCGCGTCGTGGACGCTGTTCGCCGCAGCTCTCCTGTTCGGGCTGGCCGGTTATGCGACGCAAGGGGCCCCCGAACAGCCCGCTGCGCCGAAGGAAGGGCAGATCCTCGATCCCCAATCGGGTGAAGCGATGGTGGAGGCGCGCAAGGAATTCTACGACGAGGGCGTGCTCCCATCCCGCTATGTCGTGACTGCGGACGGGTTCACCCGGCGCGGCCAGTATCGCGACGCGATCGATTTCCTGCGCAACGCCATCGCCGAAAATCCCAACGATTCGCAGGCCTGGGTGGCGATGGGTAACGCGCTCGTCGAACATGCGAACGGCACGCTGAGCGAAGCGGCCGAATTCGCCTATGCCCGCGCAAAGGCGACCGATCCCGGCAACGCCGCCGCCGATTATTTCCACGGCATCGTCCTGATCCGCAATTCGCGGTTCGACGAGGGGCGCGCATTATGGGCCGCCGCCCTCGAAGCCGCGCCTCAGGATGCGCGCTATCGCAGCACGCTCGCCGCGCGCCTCGCCGTGCTCGACCAGGCCATCGGCCGGATCGAACAGGAACGGTCGGCCGAATGA
- a CDS encoding cytochrome c-type biogenesis protein CcmH — protein MRSLCLSLVLALLAISPLSAQQTVPPAPFAYRQLDDPGEEAQAQELMETLRCLTCQSQSIADSDAPMAGDMRHQVRIRIAAGETPEEIRGWLMQRYGDYVSYRPEVSATTWPLFAVPVLILIAALAIFRRRFARRA, from the coding sequence GTGAGGTCGCTCTGTCTTTCGCTTGTCCTCGCGCTGTTGGCGATCTCGCCGCTTTCGGCGCAACAAACCGTGCCGCCCGCGCCGTTCGCCTATCGCCAATTGGACGATCCGGGCGAGGAGGCGCAGGCGCAGGAGCTGATGGAGACTCTGCGCTGTCTCACCTGCCAGTCGCAATCGATCGCCGATAGCGACGCGCCGATGGCGGGCGACATGCGCCATCAGGTGCGCATCCGCATCGCGGCGGGCGAGACGCCGGAGGAAATCCGCGGCTGGCTGATGCAGCGCTATGGCGATTACGTCAGCTACAGGCCGGAAGTCAGCGCGACGACCTGGCCGCTCTTCGCCGTGCCGGTCCTGATCCTGATCGCCGCGCTCGCCATCTTCCGCCGCCGTTTCGCGAGGCGCGCATGA
- a CDS encoding redoxin family protein, whose product MSWRLWLPLLAFAGFLGLAAYQLTQPRDEIVESRMIGKALPYFDLEPATAGLPGAASDDFKDGQPRLLNIWASWCLPCIAEAPQLERLRDEGATIVGVAIRDRPEDVARFLERHGNPYAAIGSDDLSEVQLGIGSSGVPETFVITGTGKIAYQHIGDIRERDVPLLLEKLREAGE is encoded by the coding sequence ATGAGCTGGCGCCTGTGGCTTCCTCTGCTGGCGTTTGCAGGCTTTCTGGGCCTCGCGGCCTACCAGCTGACCCAGCCGCGCGACGAGATCGTCGAAAGCCGGATGATCGGCAAGGCGCTGCCCTATTTCGATCTCGAGCCTGCCACGGCGGGCCTGCCCGGCGCGGCGAGCGACGATTTCAAGGACGGCCAGCCCCGCCTTCTCAATATCTGGGCGAGCTGGTGCCTGCCTTGCATCGCCGAGGCACCGCAGCTTGAGCGGTTGCGCGACGAGGGGGCGACCATCGTCGGCGTAGCGATCCGCGACCGGCCCGAGGATGTCGCGCGTTTCCTCGAACGTCACGGCAATCCCTATGCCGCGATCGGATCGGACGACCTTTCGGAAGTGCAATTGGGCATCGGATCGTCGGGCGTTCCCGAAACCTTCGTCATCACTGGCACGGGCAAGATCGCCTATCAACATATCGGCGACATCCGCGAACGCGACGTGCCCCTGCTGCTCGAAAAACTGCGCGAGGCAGGCGAGTGA
- a CDS encoding heme lyase CcmF/NrfE family subunit encodes MIAELGLAALWLAAALAVLQLVAGALAVRQDVANGEAGAEASIADLTRPATIVQGVFAALSFVALLYVFAITDLSVKLVAENSHSLKPMIYKLSGAWGNHEGSMLLWVTVLAASGALIAMVERRLPERMMQAVLAAQGFVALGFYAFLLLSSNPFERLPIPAEEGAGLNPLLQDIGLAFHPPTLYLGYVGLSVAFSFAVGALITRQVTPDFARAMRPWVLGAWVFLTLGITAGSYWAYYELGWGGWWFWDPVENASLMPWLAATALLHSTSVLATRDALRAWTIMLGVVAFSMSMLGTFLVRSGILTSVHAFAVDPQRGTFILFLLAIYIGGALLLFALRAGAVSEGARFSVASREGALVVNNVLLSAILAVVLLGTLYPLLTEAFDVRVSVGPPYFNPVGAIFALPMVAVMAVGPLLRWRRDGFGRIRRELALMGAVLVAALVLVSLIGEVAFLPLLGLALAAMLALASVMPLRGRNLRRVPIATWGMVFGHFGLAIALFGMASESAFTKERLAALAPGEQTTVGPWTVTLNQIAPAAGANWTAMEARLSARLETGDPIILTPQHRTFWAPPQQTAESVLATRWNGQLYAVIGNQAGATGAGPERWQVRLWWKPFVTWIWYGGVLVALGGALALIGHVQADWRRRIVRRKAAARRREMGREMRREMGREQLT; translated from the coding sequence GTGATCGCCGAACTGGGCCTCGCCGCTTTATGGCTCGCCGCGGCGCTGGCGGTGCTGCAACTGGTGGCTGGCGCGCTTGCGGTGCGGCAGGATGTGGCGAACGGAGAGGCCGGTGCAGAAGCCAGCATCGCCGACCTGACGCGCCCCGCCACCATCGTCCAGGGTGTCTTCGCAGCCCTGTCCTTCGTCGCGTTGCTCTATGTCTTCGCCATCACCGATCTGTCGGTGAAGCTGGTGGCGGAGAATTCGCATTCGCTGAAGCCGATGATCTACAAGCTGTCGGGCGCGTGGGGCAATCACGAAGGCTCGATGCTGCTGTGGGTGACCGTGCTGGCAGCATCGGGGGCGCTGATCGCCATGGTCGAGCGGCGGCTGCCCGAACGGATGATGCAGGCCGTCCTCGCCGCGCAGGGTTTCGTGGCGCTGGGTTTCTATGCCTTCCTGCTGCTCAGCTCCAATCCGTTCGAGCGGTTGCCGATCCCGGCGGAGGAGGGCGCAGGGCTCAATCCCCTGTTGCAGGATATCGGGCTCGCTTTCCATCCGCCCACGCTTTATCTCGGCTATGTCGGCCTTTCGGTGGCCTTCAGTTTCGCGGTCGGCGCGCTCATTACGCGTCAGGTCACGCCCGATTTCGCCCGCGCCATGCGGCCCTGGGTGCTGGGCGCGTGGGTCTTTTTGACACTGGGAATCACGGCGGGCAGCTATTGGGCCTATTACGAGCTGGGCTGGGGCGGCTGGTGGTTCTGGGACCCAGTCGAGAATGCATCGCTGATGCCCTGGCTCGCCGCGACAGCGCTGCTGCATTCGACCAGCGTTCTCGCCACGCGCGATGCTTTGCGGGCCTGGACGATCATGCTCGGGGTGGTCGCCTTCTCGATGAGTATGCTCGGCACCTTTCTCGTCCGATCGGGCATCCTGACCAGCGTCCACGCCTTTGCCGTCGATCCCCAGCGCGGAACCTTCATCCTCTTCCTGCTGGCGATCTATATCGGCGGGGCGCTCCTCCTGTTCGCACTGAGGGCAGGCGCGGTCAGCGAAGGCGCGCGGTTCTCGGTCGCGAGCCGCGAAGGGGCGCTGGTCGTCAACAATGTCCTCCTGTCGGCGATCCTGGCCGTGGTGCTGCTCGGCACGCTCTATCCCCTGCTGACCGAGGCGTTCGATGTGCGCGTCTCGGTCGGCCCGCCCTATTTCAATCCCGTCGGCGCGATCTTCGCGCTGCCGATGGTCGCGGTGATGGCGGTGGGGCCGCTTCTGCGCTGGCGCAGGGACGGGTTCGGACGGATCCGGCGCGAACTGGCGCTGATGGGCGCGGTTCTGGTGGCGGCTCTCGTTCTGGTGTCGCTGATCGGGGAGGTGGCCTTCCTGCCCCTGCTCGGGCTGGCGCTTGCCGCGATGCTGGCTTTGGCGAGCGTCATGCCGCTGCGCGGTCGCAATCTGCGCCGTGTCCCGATCGCGACCTGGGGCATGGTGTTCGGCCATTTCGGCCTCGCCATCGCGCTGTTCGGCATGGCGAGCGAAAGCGCCTTCACCAAGGAACGCCTCGCCGCGCTTGCGCCGGGTGAGCAGACCACGGTCGGCCCCTGGACGGTCACGCTCAACCAGATCGCCCCCGCTGCGGGTGCGAACTGGACCGCGATGGAAGCGCGCCTGTCCGCGCGGCTCGAAACCGGCGATCCGATCATCCTGACTCCGCAACACCGCACTTTCTGGGCGCCGCCGCAGCAGACCGCGGAAAGCGTTCTCGCGACGCGCTGGAACGGCCAGCTCTATGCCGTGATCGGCAATCAGGCCGGGGCGACGGGGGCGGGGCCGGAACGCTGGCAGGTGCGCCTGTGGTGGAAGCCGTTCGTGACCTGGATCTGGTATGGAGGCGTTCTGGTCGCGCTCGGCGGGGCTCTCGCGCTCATCGGACACGTACAGGCCGATTGGCGGCGCCGGATCGTGCGCCGCAAGGCGGCTGCGCGCCGCCGGGAGATGGGACGAGAAATGAGACGTGAAATGGGGCGGGAGCAACTGACATGA
- the ccmE gene encoding cytochrome c maturation protein CcmE encodes MNTAQSSRLKPKHQRLVLALIALAVLIAAGLLAAYALRSQASYFYLPEQMRDDPPEIGQAVRLGGMVQEGSLRTMADGVTVAFTVTGREASAIPVRFTGILPDLFVEGSGVVAEGRLGPDGIFVADNLLAKHDENYVPRELEGMSEHQAAEMAEETTVGLQ; translated from the coding sequence ATGAACACAGCCCAATCCTCGCGCCTCAAACCCAAGCACCAGCGGCTGGTGCTGGCGCTGATCGCGCTCGCGGTGCTGATCGCGGCGGGGCTGCTGGCCGCCTATGCGCTGCGCAGCCAGGCGAGCTATTTCTACCTTCCCGAACAGATGCGCGACGATCCGCCGGAAATCGGTCAGGCGGTGCGGCTCGGCGGCATGGTGCAAGAAGGATCGCTGCGCACGATGGCCGACGGGGTGACCGTGGCCTTCACCGTCACCGGGCGCGAGGCATCGGCGATCCCGGTGCGGTTCACCGGCATCCTTCCCGACCTCTTCGTGGAGGGATCGGGCGTGGTCGCGGAAGGGCGGCTGGGGCCGGACGGAATTTTCGTCGCCGACAATCTGCTCGCCAAGCATGACGAGAACTACGTCCCGCGCGAACTTGAGGGCATGAGCGAACATCAGGCCGCCGAAATGGCGGAAGAGACCACGGTGGGCCTCCAGTGA
- the ccmC gene encoding heme ABC transporter permease CcmC — translation MHGFANPKRFLSLARWLTPLTLAAGLILSCGALAWGVFVAPPDRLMGETVRILFLHVPTAWLGMGGWTMIAIASLVYLVWRHPLAALGARAAAVPGLVFTLICLVTGSIWGRPTWGTWWVWDGRLTSMLVLAFLYVAYIALAQAAEREGVSARIPAIFGLLGAINIPIINRSVVWWNSLHQPPSITMGRSSIDAAFLTPLLVSVAGFSLLFGAVVLMRMRALLADTQAEARLRRRAMEAA, via the coding sequence ATGCATGGTTTCGCCAATCCCAAGCGCTTTCTTTCGCTGGCGCGCTGGCTCACGCCGCTCACGCTGGCGGCGGGCCTTATTCTGTCTTGTGGCGCTCTCGCCTGGGGCGTGTTCGTCGCCCCTCCCGACCGGTTGATGGGCGAGACCGTGCGCATCCTCTTCCTGCACGTCCCCACCGCCTGGCTGGGCATGGGCGGGTGGACCATGATCGCGATCGCCAGCCTGGTCTATCTCGTCTGGCGCCACCCGCTCGCGGCGCTCGGCGCACGGGCTGCGGCGGTGCCGGGTCTGGTCTTCACGCTGATCTGCCTCGTCACCGGATCGATCTGGGGCAGGCCGACCTGGGGGACCTGGTGGGTTTGGGATGGCCGGTTGACCAGTATGCTGGTGCTCGCCTTTCTCTACGTCGCCTATATCGCCCTGGCGCAGGCTGCCGAGCGTGAGGGCGTGAGCGCGCGGATCCCCGCCATTTTCGGCCTTCTCGGCGCGATCAACATCCCGATCATCAATCGCAGCGTGGTGTGGTGGAATTCGCTGCACCAGCCACCCAGCATCACGATGGGCCGCAGTTCGATCGATGCGGCCTTCCTGACACCCCTTCTGGTGAGCGTCGCCGGGTTCTCGCTGCTGTTCGGCGCGGTCGTCCTGATGCGGATGCGCGCCCTTCTCGCCGATACGCAGGCCGAAGCGCGCCTCAGGCGTCGTGCGATGGAGGCGGCGTGA
- a CDS encoding Leu/Phe/Val dehydrogenase, producing MTAFWTEPDYDDHELVELVRDPKSGLTAIIAVHSSHLGPGAGGTRFWHYAEPERAMRDALRLSRGMSYKNAMAGLPMGGGKAVILADEKGTKTPEMLTAFADAVEALGGRYVTAEDVGISEADMARVAERTQYVSGLPVEGEDAAGGDPGPFTAMGIYHGIKAAVRHKLGKDSLEGVHVAIQGTGSVGGGVARLLAKDGAKLTLADIDAARAEALARELGGDAVASDAIMGVSCDVFSPNALGAILDDEGIARLDCKIVAGGANNQLARAAHGPVLAQRGILYAPDYVINAGGIISVTLEYLARTDGQPCDVNDVRERIALIPDRLETIWQESDRTGQSPDQVADRMAQDLIGR from the coding sequence ATGACCGCATTCTGGACCGAGCCGGATTATGACGACCACGAGCTGGTCGAACTGGTGCGCGACCCCAAATCGGGCCTGACGGCGATCATCGCGGTCCATTCCAGCCATCTCGGTCCGGGTGCGGGCGGCACGCGGTTCTGGCATTATGCCGAGCCCGAACGCGCCATGCGCGATGCGCTGCGCCTGAGCCGGGGAATGAGCTACAAGAATGCCATGGCGGGCCTGCCCATGGGTGGCGGCAAGGCGGTGATCCTGGCCGACGAAAAGGGCACCAAAACTCCTGAAATGCTCACCGCTTTCGCTGATGCAGTCGAAGCGCTGGGTGGCCGCTATGTCACGGCGGAGGATGTCGGCATCAGCGAGGCCGACATGGCCCGCGTGGCCGAGCGCACCCAATATGTTTCCGGCCTTCCGGTCGAAGGCGAGGATGCGGCTGGCGGCGATCCCGGCCCCTTCACCGCGATGGGCATCTATCACGGGATCAAGGCCGCCGTGCGCCACAAGCTCGGCAAGGATTCGCTCGAAGGCGTCCATGTCGCGATCCAGGGCACGGGCAGTGTCGGCGGCGGCGTCGCGCGCCTGCTCGCAAAGGACGGGGCGAAGCTGACGCTAGCCGATATCGACGCCGCCCGCGCCGAGGCACTCGCGCGCGAACTGGGCGGCGATGCTGTCGCGTCGGACGCGATCATGGGTGTTTCCTGTGACGTATTCAGCCCCAATGCCTTGGGCGCGATTCTCGATGACGAGGGCATTGCGCGCCTCGATTGCAAGATCGTCGCGGGCGGCGCGAACAACCAGCTCGCCCGCGCGGCACATGGGCCGGTGCTGGCGCAGCGCGGCATTCTCTATGCACCCGATTACGTCATCAATGCGGGCGGGATCATTTCGGTCACGCTCGAATATCTCGCGCGCACCGACGGCCAGCCCTGCGACGTCAACGATGTGCGAGAACGCATCGCGTTGATCCCGGATCGGCTGGAGACGATCTGGCAGGAAAGCGACCGCACCGGCCAGTCGCCCGACCAGGTCGCCGACCGCATGGCGCAGGACCTCATCGGGCGCTGA
- a CDS encoding prolyl hydroxylase family protein encodes MTGPGDSSVQTILAHEGVQRVPTDKLELFQLRDFASDDLCEQLIARIDSDRRPSTLADPNGDDYFRTSETCDLPPDDPATLAMEAQLAALSGIDPAYGEPLQGQRYEVGQEFKPHCDWFNPEGQDYQKYCSVAGQRTWTFMVYLNEVESGGATRFKAIGKSFQPETGKLVCWNNRRPDLRPNPNTIHHGMKVRRGVKYVITKWYREKPWGW; translated from the coding sequence ATGACGGGCCCCGGTGATTCTAGCGTTCAGACCATCCTCGCTCATGAAGGGGTGCAGCGCGTCCCGACCGACAAGCTGGAACTGTTCCAGCTGCGCGATTTCGCGTCGGACGATCTTTGCGAGCAGCTGATCGCCCGCATCGATTCGGACCGGCGCCCTTCCACATTGGCCGATCCCAACGGCGACGATTACTTCCGCACCAGCGAAACCTGCGACCTGCCGCCCGACGATCCGGCCACGCTCGCGATGGAAGCCCAACTCGCGGCATTGAGCGGTATCGACCCGGCCTATGGCGAACCGCTCCAGGGCCAGCGTTACGAAGTGGGTCAGGAATTCAAGCCGCATTGCGACTGGTTCAATCCCGAAGGCCAGGATTACCAGAAATACTGCTCGGTCGCAGGGCAAAGGACCTGGACCTTCATGGTCTATCTGAACGAGGTCGAATCGGGAGGCGCGACGCGCTTCAAGGCGATTGGAAAGAGCTTCCAGCCGGAGACGGGGAAACTCGTTTGCTGGAACAACCGCCGCCCCGATCTGCGCCCCAATCCCAACACGATCCACCACGGGATGAAGGTGCGCCGGGGCGTCAAATACGTCATCACCAAATGGTATCGCGAGAAGCCGTGGGGTTGGTGA
- the rpmE gene encoding 50S ribosomal protein L31 codes for MKADAHPQYHMITVKMTDGTEFQTRSTWGKEGDTLTLDIDPTSHPAWTGGKQQLQEGGRVAAFNKRFGGLTLKK; via the coding sequence ATGAAGGCCGATGCGCATCCCCAGTACCACATGATCACCGTCAAGATGACCGACGGGACCGAATTCCAGACCCGCTCCACCTGGGGCAAGGAAGGCGATACGCTGACGCTCGATATCGATCCGACCAGCCACCCGGCCTGGACCGGCGGCAAGCAGCAGCTTCAGGAAGGTGGACGCGTTGCCGCCTTCAACAAGCGCTTCGGCGGGCTCACTCTCAAGAAGTAA